In the genome of Amphiura filiformis chromosome 11, Afil_fr2py, whole genome shotgun sequence, the window TGTCGTCGACATATCGCAGCAAACATTATGTTTACCACGATTTGTTTCACATTTAGATTTGGCCACATCGGGTCAGTTGTCTGATAAATAAAGTCTGATGGCATCATGGCTCAACGTAGAAAGTTGTAAAAGTAGGTTCCAGTAAAATTTTAACGATTGGATGACTGAAAACAATTTGACACAGACTTAATTCTCGTAACTTGCTTTTTACTATGTTCCTTTCATGTTAAATGTTTGCTTGTTTGCGTTCATTGTTGCATGCAGTGGAACTGATGACAGAAGGTTCCAAAGATATTTCGTTTAGCCCGTACAACGAGACATGGAAATTACATAGAAAGCTGGGTCATTCGGCTATTAGGTAAGTTTTGCTAATAAATCCATTATACCTTACGTGGTATGAATTCTGCTTTTTGCATAGCTACTACAAGGATGCCCTTTAGGTGTGCTTCCTCATGACGGACACATCATTATGGAccacaattaaacaatcatagtgcaaaatttgacctcaacttgcagggtatgagtttttgtacccaaattctcagaggtcattcaatggttatacacatgtattggggttaaagaaatgtgccctgatagttgagcatgttgtggatcctagtgcatgtaGCCTTTTTCGCGCTTCCGCTTCAATCGAGGAGGGACAATACCACAACCACAGGCCACGTACGACGCGGTAGTAAAGAAACTTCCGGGTGGCGACGTGTGCCGTGTACATGGTGTAGATATGGGTGAATGGGGTCATCAAGGATATGAGACATCCCTGCTCCGATCCATCAATAGTTTACAGCAAAACCATTCGTTATGTAAATGCGTTTTGGATCAAACGTAACGCCACAACCATCAAATTAAATGCAAGTCCAGATAACCAGATTCATtagcttttatttttgttaatattttgaaatttcattTACCTTGAAGATCGATAACATTTACTATACTGTTTCAATCGTATAACATTTTACAGACACTTTGCATCAAGCAGGAAATTGGAGAAGCTGGTCGAAGAAATTACAGGGAGAATGTCGGAAAGGATAGATGCGTTTGAGGGCCAGCCCATGGAcccaaaagatgttgttttatcTGGAATATACAATCTTCTTACAAGTTTATCTTTTGGGGAAACGTAAGTTGTGTAATTGCTCTGACCGGACAAGGAACACTGATGTTTGGTGTGGCCCGGGGTGTGGCATCACATGTCACCACATCAATACTTACTGACATAAGGAGCTAATAATAGTATGCAGAAACATTTATCATTATGccagcctatagacgaatccaattttacgcattcctacacctgaatggcaacatagctgggtccccgtcggctccatctcatttaaaatgtgaaatgatgcggcctgagggtattttaaactgcattctatcacccgtgttacacgtagacaaaagaatgatgacagtttacaacacaaaagaatctaacatcgaatccacccaattgggcagtaacaacaccagtttggtgctgtgGGGACCCAGTAACGATCTCAACCAACTCAGAGAGCAGGACTCAGAAGTGGGTTTTGAAAGCTGCATTGCCCTCCCCCTTTGAAAGTCCTGGTTACGCCAGTGCCTATGCAATATTATTCTTGACAACCTCTGTGTTATTATTTTCCAGTTATGATTTTAACGACCCGAGGCTACAATTTTTCATGAATAAGAGTCAGGAGCTCGTTGGGCAAGGATTTGCAGCGGATTTCATCCCCATTGCCAGATTCATACCGTCAGCTGCTTTGCGAAAATATAAGAAACTTTTAAGTGAATATTTGGGTAAAATACACGACTATTTCAGGAGGCACCGTGAAACCTATGACCCAGGTATGATGATAAAATAAGCTTATTCgaggttttttttaattcgagtGATATAGTTAATCTTTGAGTTTCAAATTGCTGGTGCTAGAACTTGAAGCAAAGATTTTTTACGATttatatattatcaattttaaaaCACCTTTTTGTATTAATGGTAATTTAAAGTTCCATTATCAGTTCTTGTTTGAACACTCAATTTTATCAACACAAAGTTCGTAACACAGACTGATAATATGACAAAAAAGAGAACATTAATATAGACATAGGTGTTTTGTAATTAAAATAACAACAAAGTCGATCTTTTACATTTATCATGCTTATGTTTCGTCCTCTAtcacatattgggctattccagaaaatagatgcacaccccctatagaggagttcggatatccggactttttgtccagtcgtgactattggaaatccggactttttaagtgcccaaaggcaaaaaaatccagcagaaaaatagtttaaaatcagaaatcctcaatttgagagttcattttcaacatttccgtgatttttccttcaattGATTGGATTTCCCAGCTTTTTCCAGtaatattggcaactggaaatccagtcgttttctgaaagcagacttggaaatccggatatttctttgattgaaaatttactcctctatagggggtgtgcacctattttagaatttaccATTATTAACGTCATCCAGCCGTTTTTTGGATAACATATTTATCCATTTGGTTTAAAATGGTCCTAAAGGAAGATGTTAAATGTGTCTCGGTAATTGAACGAGATGGAACAAGTTGAcccctatacgctggcgaagttacgtaataatcggattaactaccatagcaataggtgaaaacaatttttgaatataccgcgctgcactgataacgtcacgcggtacctcttcattgaaccatatcaagctgattacttgcacctgtaagattagtatctttgtaaagaccagtattgtattcaatctatgattgcagacatacacaggtgatgagtgtaacctgcttgtagtgcagcgcgatatgttcaaaattgttttcacctattgctatagtaattaatccgattaattacgtaacttcgccagcgtatagttaTAACGTACTCGTtatataaaagaaaaagaaagaaagaaaaaaaaaaaagaaattgctgaccgacctaccctaatttttttatgttacgccaatcaaacaatttttattctaggcctaagtaaagacttcacaaaaagtaacgcgaGCCATTACACTGAACACGGCTACAGCTTCACAACTATTGATCCTATTTACAgtattttaacataaataaaaattccctttaaaagggaaagccagcatcaatgtagaagaggtcttgtaattagttttggtcaatgtgaaaggcatttttaggatcacgcttacatctacatgacagtccaccaaaccatcaacgatgagaacatgcataAAAAAGGTAAAAAGGTGGTTTATGTACGCGATTTTGACACTACATTTGtcaaatttcgttcaatattaacaaaatagcagtaatttgtaaagaaaaaaatgaatttgaaagGTACAgtaaatttatttcaattcagtGTGAAGATAATGGTGGGTTTTATTACATGCCACATTGCTTGCGTAAGATATTATCGTCTGGTCGTATAGTTAATATTGAAGCTTATTGAACGAATTTGGgcgaatagggtatcaaaatgcgcgtacataaacCACCTTTCCTTGAACCATAGATGTAAAAATATTAAGCTGTAGGAAAATTTGCAGCGGTTGCGTTACTGATTGGGAAGACTTTACGTACATAGTTCGACAATACTAACAAGACATCTAAGTTTTTCAAATGGCCTTTTCAGACAACCTTCGAGATATGTGTGATTCACTGATTCACGCGCAACAGGAAGCCATCGATGAGGGCAGTGAACTCATCTCACAGCTAACGGATACCCATCTGTGTCAGACTATTTCGGATCTATTTGGAGGTATTACagatttattttgtatgtttaaaatgaacgaagaagaagaagtgtattattttaacatgataatacAGGTAAAATGCCCGAGTTCCAGACTGGATTGTCCATCTCCGCGGCGTCCGCGCACTCTCTTGCAAAACTTTGGATGATACTCCCTGGGGTGCATCTGTTCTAAAAACGTTCTATGGAAGAGCCAATTTCTTTTATGTGTACGCTGCATTATGTTAAGTATAATTCGTCACTATGCAAAAACTTTGTTTTTAATACCAGCTGGGACCGATAGTATAATCGCAACATTGACATGGACCATCGCTCTCATGGCAGAGAATCCAGACATCCAACATAAATGTGCAGATGAAATCCATAAGGTCATAGGTCAGGAGAAGTTTCCAAGTCTGCAGGATCGCGGTAACCTTCCATACTGCGAAGCAACTATGATGGAAATACTTCGGTACAGTTCGATCGCACCTTTCGCTCTGCCTCACACAACGCATTGCGATACAACACTCAGTATGTGATTATAGTAAAATGTAATTAGGCCATTATTGTAATTTGAAATCAGTTAAGAGTCTCTGGACTTAAATTTACTCAGTATCAGTGACTTGCCTGATAGAAATTAGAATGCCCAAGGCTCTCGGCACTCTGTATAAACTGCCTATATCGATTTGCAGGACTTTGATTCGCAAGAGTCACAAAATGGCCGCTCTGTAAAACATATCAAGGCCTATGGGTAAAATCGTTTTCCGGTCAGATCTACTACCTGCCGTGTAATGAAAAAAGATCATAGAGCCTATTATATGGATCTGttaaacggttattagaccaaataattagcctttctggttaTAGACACtttccgtatgcacaaaacaagttagaccaggtctaacgtcACCAGGTCTAACGTCACCAGGTCTAACCATGGAGGTTAGAATCAGGGAGGGATCCTTATACTTTTTTCATTTCCTCCTTTATTTATAGCAAAGTCCaaaagttaaaagggcatttcgtgattcacagtatcatccccccacttttctcaaaaaattgtgAGATTTTCGTATCACTGGAAAAAATccttgcaaagatatcgtgaaatttggtataccagaacgaaattacaacacattgtctatggagcagtgtaatacacataatcatgtataactcgcaaacgcaaaatcggaatcaactgaaaaaagtttttttcgtggaaaaatgtcataaaaagaagatgtaggatcacgaaatactcctttaaactgcAAGCATCTAATATTAATCTACATATATTTGCCCTTAAGATATCGGATAAGGTATGTAAATGCCAAAAAGTTCCTTCTCTTTTGAACTAATCTCCATAGATAGACCAGATccaaagttagacctggtctaattgATTTTGAGCATATGGACCATTGTATATAGACATTACAAACGGGAATTAGATGAAATGTTATTAGACGAAATGGCACTAGAACTGTTTACGTCATTGTATTGCTCATTACCTCATTTAAGGCCCAGCTCTTACACTATCCAGCTTTTACACAAGGTCGCGCCTTTACACTGTCCTCTGTCCTCCCATAGTAATTTATTACTATCTGAATACACCAAGATTAATCCTCATTATGGAACAAGTAGACTAGACGTGCCAATGGCAAACGTGAAAGTAATCTTGTAAAATAAATATAAGCCACATTTAACATGAAAGTAGCTTTGTACATATGCTTTTGCTCTCGTGCGATTGGAATTCGGAAACCATGTGTAATCATACGAACGTGAGAAGTCAAAGCCGTGATAAAGGATGTTAGAATTATTTTGCATCCTATGATATGATGACAGTAATTTTCTTGTCTGTTCATCTACAGGAGGATACGCAATACCCAAAGGTACCATGGTGATACCTAATCTTCTTGCGATACACTTTGATGAAAAATACTGGGACGAGCCTGAAACATTCAAACCAGGTAAAGCATGATAATAATACCATTTCAATAAAATACGAGAAATAATTGTGTCGGAAACAATTTGGTCTGATGTCAAATTCTGTTGAAAGACTGATTTACTAAACCATGGACAAAGAGTTGAAAAGACCGCCAATGTTTGAAAACCTATTTATCATGCTTATGCGATGTATATATATCAATTTATTAGAATAAAAAAGTCTGCACGTGACTATCATAATATGTAGGCCTCACCTGCACActtatattaaatattttgtacTTCGTCCTCAGAACATTTCCTCGACGAAACTGGCTGCATTCGTCAGCATCCAA includes:
- the LOC140164584 gene encoding cytochrome P450 1A1-like isoform X3, with translation MLGALIETASSSVTAVNVALGCAAVLVYFMYNSVKRPPGMPPGPRPYPFIGNILMFRKKPARDVFRDCSKEYGNVFSVKVGKWWLVVLNDIEAVRDAFLKKPIDFADRPQLFSVELMTEGSKDISFSPYNETWKLHRKLGHSAIRHFASSRKLEKLVEEITGRMSERIDAFEGQPMDPKDVVLSGIYNLLTSLSFGETYDFNDPRLQFFMNKSQELVGQGFAADFIPIARFIPSAALRKYKKLLSEYLGKIHDYFRRHRETYDPDNLRDMCDSLIHAQQEAIDEGSELISQLTDTHLCQTISDLFGAGTDSIIATLTWTIALMAENPDIQHKCADEIHKVIGQEKFPSLQDRGNLPYCEATMMEILRYSSIAPFALPHTTHCDTTLRGYAIPKGTMVIPNLLAIHFDEKYWDEPETFKPEHFLDETGCIRQHPNSFLPFSAGHRGCLGEALAKAELFLLFSWLLQKYEFSKVPGQEDKPLINVDPWVFLGRTPKPYQVVCKKRQ